The genomic window GATCCGGGGTCCAGGGCATCGAGTACGACCTCGACGAGCGTGGGTTCCAGCCGTACACCGAGCCGGTCACCGTCCAGGGCAACGGTGACCACACGGTGGCCTACCGAGCCACCGACCACTCCGGGAACACCTCCGCGGACGGCTCGGTGATCGTCACCATCGTGGAAGCCGATCCCGGGGACACCACCCCACCGGAGGTCACCGCCGAGGTCACCGGCGACCAGGACAGCGAAGGCAACTACGTCGGCGCGGCTACGGTGACCCTGGCGGCCGACGACGCCGGTTCCGGCGTGGAGTCGGTCCAGTACGCGCTGGACGACGGTTCCTTCGGCCCGTACGACGAGCCGTTCGAGGTGACCGAACCCGGCGAGCACGCGGTGCGGTACCGGGCCACCGACAACGCGGGAAACGTCTCCGACATCGGGTCGGTGACCTTCACCGTGGTCGAGGCCGATCCGGGGGACACCACCCCACCGGAGGTCACGGCCCAGGTCGTCGGCCAGCAGGACGCCCAGTGGAACTACGTCGACACCGCGACGGTGAGCCTGTCCGCCAGCGATCCGGGCTCCGGGGTGCGCTTCCTGCGTTACTCCCTGGACGGCGGCTCCTACACCGCCTACGGCGAACCGTTCGAGGTCACCGGCCCCGGCACCCACACGGTGCTGTACCACGCCACCGACCAGGCAGGGAACAGGTCCGTCGACGGCAAGCTCACCTTCACGGTGGTCGCCTCCGCCACGGACGCCTGCCCCGGCTCGGACGTCCGGGACACGGTGATCATCGCGGGCCATGACACCACGGTGCCGAACGTGCAGAACGAAGCGGGATGCACCATCAACGACCTGATCGCCGAGGACGGTCAATACGCGGGGCACAAGCAGTTCGTCAAGCACGTCCGGCAGGTCGCCAAGGAGCTCGAGCGGGATGGCGTGATCTCCGGTCAGGAGAAGCGCCGCATCATCAAGGCGGCCAAGCGCTCCGACGTCGCCGCCTGAGCAGACCGGACCCACGACAAGCCGACCGCCCCGGGTCGCGCACCGCGCGACCCGGGGCGGTTTCCTGTGCGGACCACTCCTCCCGGCCCGCTCGTGATTTTGCCCCGTGGCCAAATCATATGCGTTTGGACTATTTCTGGATATTCTCCGGGCATGGTCGGCGACCCGCAGCTCGGACGAACATCCTTTCGCATAACGATTTGCCGACCGGACTCGACGATCATCGGTAGCGGCATATGATCTCCCCGTTTCGATCCGCGCGGGCAGGAATCTTCTCCTTCGCGGGCGAACATCGCAGCTATGTGGAGCACACCAAGCTTGCCTGCGAACGGCTCGGCATGCTCGTCTTCTACGACCGGGACAGAACCTAACGACTGGTGGGGCCGGAACTTCGTGTCAGCTCAACGCGCCGCCTACGGCAGGCGGGCGCTGTATTTCGTGCCGTTCATCTCCGAGGAGTACTTCGACAAGTCGGTGCCTTCCGACGAGTTCGAGGCCGCGATGTGGACTGGCATGGAGCGTAGGGGCGGCTACATCCTGCCGGTGCTGATCGGCAGCCCACGGGTACCGGCGCACCGGTTGCATCCGCACACCGGGGTACTGCGGGCCGAGAACCACTCACCGGAACAGCTCGCCGCGCAGTTGTGGAGGAAGGTCCGGGGTTCCCGGGGCAGTGAACACCACCCACCGCGGGAGATCAGCGACATCGTGTGGGCCGGGCCGAGGAATGTTCCGCCCCGTCCGTGAGGAACGGGACGGCACGGCCCGGTACTGCTCTCCGACCGGTCACTGCCGGGGGTGACCGGAGCGTGCTGACCCTGACGAAACCGGAACTGCTCGAGCGGCTCGATACCAGATGGTGCGGCGCCTGGAGTCCCGCGGGTGGCCCTCACGCCTCGGCCGCTTCCTCAGTGGTGACGGTTCGCGACCGCTCGGCGAGCCGGTCACGGGCCTCGGCCACCCGCAGCGTGCTCAGATCCGGGTAGTGCTGCCGTGCCCGGGTCCAGTGCCGTTCCGCCGCGGCCCGATCGCCCCGCGCCGCGGCGAGGTTGCCGAGGCCGGTCTCCGCACGCGCCGTCTCGTGCCGGCTCCCGACGCCCTCGCCCAGGGTGCGAGCCTGCCGGTAGGCCCGCGCTGCCTGGTCCCACCGACCGGACCGGTAGTACGCCAGTCCCAGGCAGTTCAGTGTCATCGCGGCGTCCAGGTCCAGTCCGAGCTCCTGGCAGGAACGCAAGGCGGTCAGGGCGTGCTCCACCGCGTGCTCGACCGCCCCGGACTCGGCCTCGATCAGGGCGATACCGCGCAGGGTGATGGCCGCGTTGCGCGGTAACCCGTGCCGCTCGTAGAAATCCAGCGCGAGGCGCAGGTCCCGCACAGCCGCCTGGTGCTCGCCGCGATGGTGGGTCACCCATGCGTTGTTGGCCAGGGCGCCGCTGATACCCGGGCCGTCGCCGAGTGCGCGGAAGAGCCCGAGCGCCTCCCGGTAGCAAGCCGCCGCCGCGTCCAGATCCCCGAGTTCGAGATGGGGAACGCCGAGGTTGTTCAGGCTGCCCGCGCGGGCGAGGTCGTCCCCCGCCTCCTTCGCCGCGGCAACGGCGAGAGAGTGCGTCTCGATCCATGGCTGCCGCAGCTTGGTCAGGAAGAAGAAGTCCCGCAGGCTGAATGCCAACTGCCAGCACCGCTCCCGCGGCCCGCCCTCGGCGGCCAGCCTGCACAGCGCGACGAGGTTGGGCCACTCCGCGGTGAACCAGGCGAGCGCGGCGTCGATGTCCCGCAGCGGTGCGGGCTCGACGGGCAGCGGGCCGAGGCGCACTTCCGGTCTGCTGCGGTGCGGGGCCAGCAGGGCGGAGGCGCGCTCGGCCCCGGCAAGTGCGAAGTCGATCAGCCTGCCGACCGCGGCCTGCCGTTGCGGTGGTGGTACCGCGCCGTGCGTGGCGAAGACGCGGAGCAGGTCGTGGAACTGGTACCGGTCCGGCGCCCGCTGGACGAGCAGGTTGGCGTCGTGCAGCCCGGTGAGTGCCCGCTCGGCCGCGGTCAGGTCGATGCCGGCCAGCACGCCGGCCGCGCGGAGGTCGATGTCCTGACCCGGATGCAGGGCGAGCACGGTGAACATGTGCCGCTGCTCCACGGGCAGGCCGTGATAGGAGAGGCGGAAGGCGGCGGTGACGCTCCGCTCGCCGTCGTCCAGCAGGACCAACCTGGCCTGCTCGTCGGCGAGCCGGGTGGCCAGCTCGTCCGGGGTCCAGGTGGGGTTGCCGCGGTAGCGGGCGGCGGCGATGCGGACCGCGAGCGGCAACCTGCCACACCGATCGCCGATCCGGGCCAGCAGCCGGTCCGTGTGCTCGTCCGTGCCGGGCGGCGGCAGAGCGGTGCCCACGACGCGCCGGAACAGCGCGGCCGCCTCGGCCTCCGGCATGGTGTCCAGCATGATGTGCTGCGCGTCATCCAGGGCGTGCAACCGGTTCCGGCTGGTGACCAGCACGCGGCAGTTCGGTTCCGCGGGTAGCAGGGGCACGACCTGCCGCGCGCTGCGCACGTTGTCCAGCACGATGAGGAAACGTCTGCCGCGCAACCGGTTCCGGTAGACACCCGCGCGGTCGTCGACATCGCGGGGAATCTCCTCCCCTGGCACACCCAGCACCCGCAGGCAACGGTCGAGTGCCTCGGCGGGGGACACCTCGGTGGCGTCGGGGGTGTGACCGCGCAGGTCCAGGAACAGGCATCCGTCGGTGAACCGGCCCTCGAGCCGATGCGCCACCCGCGCGGCCAGCGTGGTCTTACCCACCCCGGCCATCCCGCTGAGCACGCAGACCCGCGACGCGACGGCACCGTCGTCCAGCAGCACGGCTCGGATCTGTCCGAGTTCCCGCGCCCGGCCGGTGAAGTGCGCCGTGACCGGGGGCGGAGCGGGCAGCGAGGGAGCGGGTGGCCGTGGCACCTGTTGCCGTCGTTGCCTGCCGTCCGGTACGAGCGCGACCAGCGCGCCCGCGGTATGGAACTCGGCGTCACACAGCAGGGCGAGCGACATGTTCGGCGCCGCGGCGCCGGTTTCCACCTTGCTCAGGTAGCCCTTGCTGTAGTGCACCCGCTCCGCGAGACGGGTCAGGGACAGGCCCGCGGCGAGCCGTAACCGGCGCAGTTCGGCGCCGAAGGTGTCCTGCCGGTCGCTCATCCGTAGTCACTCCCCCGCACGTCCTGCCCAGTATGGCGGCCGAGACGTTCCGGCGGGTACCCCGCGGGAGTGCCGAACGCGGTCGACGAAGCCGAGGACCAGGTGTGCTCGGCTGCGGCCGGACCGGGGACTCGCGGCTACCCACCCGCCAGCACCGCACCGAACACGACGGCGATCAGCATCAACCACAGTGCGATCCGGACCATCGAAGAGACGGACACCAGTACCTTCATGGGAAACTACCTTCCTGGCCGGTCGAATGGGCCACCGCGAGGCGGTTTGTCGAATCCTCCCGAAATTCCCTTACCCGAAGGATGACCGGCCGGCATTGCCGAAACAACGCGTTTCCTGTTTCCGCACAGGGCGGGAAACACGGACCGTACAGCCGCAGGTCGTGGGCAACTGTCGGCGATCGCCGGACCTCAGACGCTGTCCAGCTCGGTCGGCACGGCACCGGCATGCAGCATCGTCTCCATCGCGGCGAGCACCCGCCGCGACGCCGTTCCGTCCCCGTAGGGCGAGGGGATCGACGCAACCCCCGTAACCGCTCGCCTATTGATCCGGTCCGCTGCCGCAGTAGCGTGTCGCGCCGCCCGCCCGGTTCGGCCCGTACGCTGAACGTGCCTTCCGCTTCCGGACGCTCGGTGCTGCGCCGCACCACCACGACCGGCCGCTTGAGCACGCTGGCTTCCTCCTGCAAACCGCCGGAATCCGACACGATCAGCCCTCCCGACCGGTATCGCGGCGCGTTGTTCTTCGCCGACAGCATTCGTGGCTGCATCTGGTCGATGCCGCTGGACGAGCAGGGTGAACCCGATCCGAGCAGGACGGAGCCGTTCCTCAGCGACCTGAGCATGCCCGTGAAGCTCTACACCGGTCCCGAAGGCGACCTGCTCTACCTCTCCTTCACCGGCGCGAACGGCGGATCGTTGCACCGGGTCCCCTATCGGGCCCCGGCCGCGACCGCCCTGTCCGATGCCTCGGACACGGCCACGTCCACGCATCCTCCCGGTCCACGAGGTCTGGTCGCGGAGTATGGTTTCAACGAGGGCGATGGTGAGGTCGCGGTGGACAGCGGCGGCCACCGAAACCACGGCGAGCTCTCCGGCCCGCTACGAGTGTCCGGTGGCCGATACGGGGATGGCCTGTGGTTCGACGGGGTCGATGACTGGGTCGAGGTACCCGCCTCGCGCAGTCTCGCGGCACCCTGGTTCACCGTCGAACTGTGGACCCTGCCGAGCAGCTTCCGGGATCGCTGGCAGATCGGTGCCCTTCGCGGCAGCCAGCGGGACATCGAGTACGGGCTCTACCCGAGTACCCCGGACAAGGGTCCCGGCGCGGTGGCGACGCCACGGCGGCACCGCAACGAGCTCACCACCGACGAGTTCATCTCGGTCGACGAGTGGACACACCTCGCCCTTACCTACGACGGCAGGGCACTGCGGCTGTACGTGAACGGGACGCAGGTACGGGAGCAGGAGGCCCGGGGTGCGGTATGGCCCTCCGATCCCGCCCTCTGGTTCGGCGGTACTCCGGCCGGCGAGGACCTGCTCCACGGTATCCTCGACGAGATCGGAGTCTACAACCGTGCCCTCTCGCCTGCGGAGATCGCCAAGGACATGGAACGTCCGGTGGATTGAGCGGAACCGGCCGCGCGGCCGGTTCCTCACCCCGTCGACAACGCAACAGTGCTGGTCAGTTCCGAGATCAGGGAGCCGACCTGATCCGTCTCGAGCAGGAAGCCGTCGTGCCCGTACCGCGAGGAGATCACCCGCACCGGGCCGGCACCCTCGATGCCCGCGGCGAGTTCCTCCTGCTGCTGGAGCGGGTACAGCCGGTCGGTGTCGATCCCCGCCACCGTCACCTCGGCCCGTATCCTTCGTAGCGCCGCGGCCACCCCGGCACGGCCCCTGCCGACATCGTGCCGGTTCATGGCCTCGGACAGCAGCACGTAGCTGGCGGCGTCGAAACGTTGCGCCAGCTTGCCAGCCTGATGATCCAAATAGGACTCTACCGCGAACCTGCCGCCCTGGTGGGGATCCTCCCCCGCCTGCGCGGTACGGCCGAACCGGTCGGCGAGCTCGGAGGCGCTGCGATAGGTGGTGTGCGCGATCCTGCGCGCGGTTCCGAGCCCGCACCGGGGCCCGGAACCGGTGAGATGGTAGTCACCGCCGAGCCAGTCGGGGTCGCCGCGAATCGCCGCGAGCTGCGCCGCGGTCCAGGCGATCTGGTCGGCGCCGCTCGCCGCGCAGGCCGCCAGCACCAGCAGGCGGCGCACCCGGTTCGGGAAGGTGATCGCCCATTCCAACGCGCGCATCCCGCCCATCGACCCGCCGAGCACCAGTGCCCACTCCCGGATGCCGAGCTCGTCGGCGAGCGCGGCCTCCGCCACCACCGTGTCCCGGATCGACAACCGGGGGAACCGGCTGCCCCACGGCCGCCCGTCCGCCGCCGGGCCTGCCGGGCCGGTGCTGCCCTGGCAGCCGCCCAGCACGTTCGGCGCGACCACGAACAGCTCCCTGGTGTCCAGCGCCCGACCCGGGCCGATCACCCCGTCCCACCAACCCGGCGTCGGATGGCCGGCGCCCGCGGGCCCGGCCGCGTGACTGTCCCCGGTCAGCGCATGCAGGACCAGCACCGCGTTCCCACCGCCCGCGCTCGGCACTCCCCAGGTCTCGTAGGCGAGCCGGTAACCGGGCAGCACCTCGCCCCCGGACAGCGGCAGCGGACCCGGTGCGGTGAACCACCGGCGCCGCCCGGGTGGATCCCCCGGGCGCCACGCGCCGGTCACCGGGACGACACCCGCGGTCACAGCGCTTCCTTCGCCGCCAGGAATCCCGCCTCCAGGTCGGCCCGGAGATCCTCGATTCCCTCCAGCCCGACCGACAGCCGCACGAGGCCGGGCGTGACCCCGGCCACGGCCTGCTCCTCGGGGGCGAGCTGGGAATGCGTGGTGCTCGCCGGGTGCACGATCAGGCTACGCACATCGCCGATGTTGACCAGTTGGCTGAACAGCCGGGTGCCGTCCACGAAGGCGCGTCCCGCCTCGACGCCGCCACGCAGGTCGAAGGACACCACCGCACCGGCACCCCGGGGCAGGTACGTCGACGCCGCGGCGTACCACGGACTCGACGGCAGGCCCGCGTAGTGCACCACCGCCACCTCCTCCCGGGACTCGAGCCAGGTCGCCAGCTCCCGCGCGTTGGCGACATGCCGCTGGATCCGCAGCGAGAGTGTCTCGATGCCTTGCAGGATCAGGAAACTGGTGAGCGGGGCGATCGCGGCGCCGGTGTCGCGGAGCAGTTGCACCCGCAGCTTCGCGGCGAACGAGCCGGGCCCGAGCGCTTCCCAGTAGCGCAACCCGTGGTAGCTCGGGTCCGGTTCGGAGAAGTCCGGGAACCGGCCCGGGTACGCGCCGAAGTCGAAGGTTCCGCCATCCACCACGATTCCGGCGATGGCGGTACCGTGCCCGCCGAGGTACTTCGTCGCCGAATGCACCACGATGTCCGCCCCGTGGTCGATCGGCCGTAGCAGGTACGGGGTTGGCACGGTGTTGTCCACCACCAGCGGCACCCCCGAGTCGTGTGCCACCCGCGCTACCGCGGCGACATCGAGCACATTGGAGCGCGGGTTACCGAGGGACTCGGCAAAGAACAGTTTGGTGTTCGGCCGCGCCGCGGCCCGCCACTGCTCCAGGTCATCCGGATCGGTCACGAAGGAGACCTCGATGCCGAGCTTCGGCAACGTGTAATGGAACAGGTTGTAGGTGCCCCCGTACAGGGACGCGCTGGACACCAGATGGTCACCCGCCCGCGCGAGGTTGAGCACGGTCGCGGTCTCCGCCGCCTGGCCCGAGGCGAAGGCCACAGCCGCCACCCCACCCTCCAGGGCGGCCACCCGCTGCTCGAGCACCTCCTGGGTCGGATTGTTGATCCGGGTGTAGATGTTTCCCGGCTCGGCGAGGCTGAACAGGTCCGCGCCGTGCTGCGTGTCCCGGAACACGTACGAGGTGGTCTGGTAGATCGGGGTCGCCCTGGCACCGGTGGCCGGATCCGGCGCGGCACCGGCGTGAATCTGCCGGGTTTCGAACGACCATCCGGTGGATGTACTGGTCATGTGCTGCCTTTCCTCCGTGCTCAGCGGTCTCGGGTGATCACCCGGGAATACTCACACGGAGGCACTGGAAGTCACATGCCATCTCAATAGCCGGAAACCTCGTCATTAGTTTCGCACTGAACAAAACTATTTCTTGTCGCGCGGTTTCGCCCGGATGTGCATACGTTCGCCCTGTGGTCCGAACAGGCTGATGATCTCCACCGGCGCCTCCCCCGTGCTGCCGAACCAGTGCGGGAGCCGGGTGTCGAATTCCGCTGCCTCCCCGGTCGTGAGCACGACGTCGTGGTCGGCGAGCACCAACCGGAGCTTCCCGTTGAGCACGTACAACCACTCGTAACCCTCGTGGGTTCGTGGATCGGGACTGCTCCGGTCGCGCCCGATGACCATTTTGAACGCCTGCAGCCCGCCCGGCCGCTGGGTGAGCGGAACCACCGTGGCGTCCCCACGCTTGACCGGTTTCAGCCGCACCCGCGGGTCACCGACCGGCGGGGCGCCGACCAACTCGTCCAACGGCACCTGATGCGCCTGCGCGATCGGCAGCAGCAGTTCGAGGCTGGGCTTGCGCTGCCCGGACTCCATCCTGGACAGCGTGCTGACCGAGATCCCGGTGGTCTCCGACAGCGAGGCGAGCGTGCACCGGCGCTGCTGCCGGATGTGCTTGAGGCGCGGCCCGACGCCGGCGAGTACGTCTTCCATGGCCTCTATTGCAGAAACAGCAACAAGGTTTGTCAAGTTGGTCGGGTCGTGCCCGCCATGGCCGACCTGCCGGAACCGAGGGCGAGACGCACGGCCGGTACCGAGGTCAGGAGCCGCCTGAGCCGAACGAGAGCGGGTGGTCGTAGAGCTCGGCGAGCAGCCCGGCACAGGCCGCCACCGCCTGCACATCGGGCCCGAACCGGGTGACCTGCACGAGGTCGGTGCCCGGGAGCACGGTCGTATCGGCGAAGGCGCGCAGCAGGTCGTCCAGGTACTCCGGCGCGTCCGTGATGGCCTGCCCGCCGAGCACCACCAGCTCGGGGTCCACGATGTCCCGCAGCAGCCCGACCGCTCGCCCCAGTGCCCGTGCCCGCTCGCTCAGGATCCGCCGGGCACGGGCGCTGCCCGCGAGCGCGGCCTCCCGCAGCGCCCCGATGTCCGGCAGGCTGATCACTTCGGTTCGGGCCGCGGCCTCGACCACCCGCTGCTCGGCGACCGTGGCTTCCAGGCAGCCGGTGCGGCCGCAGGGGCAGGCGGCGTCCCCGCCGACCGGAAGGTGCGCGATCGTGCCGGCGCGCCCGGGTCCGCGGTGCAGCCGCCCGTGCGCGGCGATGGCGACACCGACCGTCTGCCGCGCGTAGAAGTACAGCGAGCTGCGGTGCAGGCCGGCGTCACCGAACAGCAGCTCCGCCGCCGCCATCGCGGGCAGGTGCCCGTTCAGGCGCACCGGAAGACCGGTGGCCTCCGCGAGCGCCGCCCGCGCCGGGACACCGGACCAGCCCAGCCGCTCGTGCTCGAGCAGGCCGTGCAGGTCGTCGACCCGCCCACCGGTGGCCAGGCCCACGCCGATGATCCGGCGGTCCGGCCAGGATCGGCACAACGCCCGGACCGCCGCGCCGAGCTCGGCGAGCGCCCGCGCGGCACCGGTGGTCGGGGTGGGCACGCGCTCGCTGGTGAGCAGATTGCCGCGCAGGTCGGCAAGGCCGTAGGTGGTGGTCGTCACCCCGATGTGCACCCCGCAGGCGGCCACCACGTCGTTCAACTCTACCGGCACGGTCGGCCTGCCGACGCCACCCTCGCGGAGCGGGCCGGGCAGGTCACGCAGCAACTCGAGCTCGATCAGTTCTCCCACCTGCCGGCTCACCGTGGGTACGCTCAGCCCGGTGCGCCGCGCGATCTCCGCACGGGACAGCGGCGCGGCCACCCGCACCGCCGCCAGCACCGCGGCGGCGTTCGACTCGCGTACGCCGTTGCCGTTGTTCCCCCCGCTGCCCACGACACGACGCAATACCGCGGGCACCGCGGTGTCAACGGCGTCCGCCATCCGGGAGCAACGCGCCCTCCGGTGCGCGTTCGGCGTCGTGCATCGCGGTGTCGGTCACGATCCGCATACCGGCCAGCGCGCCGAGCACCACCAGTGCCATCAGGGCGAACACCGCACGCAGCCCGAGCAGTTCCGCCAGCAGGCCACCGGCGACGGCACCCAGCGGCCTGGTGCCCCATGCGACAAGGCGGAATCCACTGTTCATCCGCCCCAGCAGGTGCGGGGGCGTGATCCGCTGGCGCAGCGAGACCACGACCACGTTCCAGCCGATGATGCCGGCGCCGCCGAGGAAGAACGCGGCGCCGATCAGGTAGGGGTTCACGGTCACAGCCGGGATACCGACCAGCAGTGCGGCGGACACTGTGGACAGCATCAGGCACCGCGCCCTGCCGAGCACTCGCTCCAGCCACGCGGTGACGAGGGATCCGAGTAGGCTCCCGGCGGCCATGGTGGCCAGCAGTACGCCGTAGGCCTGCTCGGACAGCCCCATCGGGGAGGCAGGTCCGACCGCGTACAGCACGAGCAGTGCGGTGGTCGCACTGGTGGCGAAGTTGACCGCGCCGGTCATCGCGGCGAACGTGCGCAGCAACCGGTTTCGCCACAGGAAGCGCAACCCCTCCGCGATCTCGGCACGCAGGGTGGTGTTCCCTTCCCGCTCGACCCGGAACCGGCCGCGCACCAGCAGCAGCGCGGCGACGGCCAGCACCCACAGCGCGCTCGGCGCCGCCAGCGCGACGGCCGCGCCCGTCGCCACCAGGAACCCAGCCAGCGTTGGGCCGGCGAACTCGTTGGCGGTCAGCTCGACCGCGTACAGCCGCCCGTTCGCGCGGGAAAGCTGATCGCCGGGCACCAGCTGCGGCATGATCGACTGGGCCGCGGTGTCGTGGATCGTCTCGGCGACGCCGAGGCCGAACGCGACCAGGTACAACGCCCAGATCGAGCCGAGGTCCAGCAGCACGACCAGCGCCAGTGCGCCCAGCAACGACCCGCGCAGCAGGTTGGCGCCGAGCATCGCCCCGCGGCGATCCAGCCGGTCGGCGAGCGCGCCCGCGGGCAGGGCGAACAGCAGCCACGGCACGGTCGCCGCGAAGGCCAGTCCTGCGATCAGCGTGGGTGACCGGGTGAACTGCACGGCCACCAGCGGCAGCCCGACCTTGACCAGCCCGTCCGCCAGGTTGGAAAGGCCGGAGGAGGTCCACAGCCGCCAGTAGGCGGCACCGAGGTTCGACACCCAATGGAGGATTGCACATCGATGGGCTTTTCTCAATCAGTCTCTCACGGCGATGGGCTACCCTGCCGCCATGCGGGATCAGCACACCGAGGAGTCCGCGCCTGGCCCGCGGGAACGACGTGCGGTCACGGCGGAAGAGGCCAAGGCGCTGGGGCATCCGTTGCGGCAGCGCATCCTGCGGTTGTGCCGGCAGCGGGAACTGACCAACAAGCAGCTGGCCGACCGGCTGGGCCGGGACCCGGGCACCGTGCTCTACCACGTCCGCCAGCTGGTCGAGGCCGGCCTGCTGGCCCAGGCGGAGGTGCGCACCGGTGACAGCGGCGCCCTGGAGAAGCCCTACCGGTCGACCACCCACACCTGGTGGCTGAGCATCCCGGTCGCCGAGGCCGGGTCCACCCCGCTCGAGGCGTTCCAGGAGGAGTTCGCCGAGGCGGGCCCGGACTCCCTGCGTACCTTCGCGCGTTTCATGCTGCACCTGTCCGCCGAGGATGTGGCCGAGCTGGATCGGCGCATCTGCGCGGTGATCGACGAGTACGTGGAGACCGACGACCGGCGCCTCGACCAGCCGGTGCACGGCGGCATCGTGGTCCTGCACCGACTCGCCGAATGACGTGAGCGGCAAACTCACGCGCGTGGACGGCAAACACGCGGGGAGGGAGGACCGTGACACCTCGGCCCTACGTGCTGCTCTCGGTGGCCGTGTCGCTGGACGGCTACATCGACGACGGGAGCGCGACCCGGCTGATGCTCTCCAATGAGCAGGATGTCGAGCGGATGCATCGGGTGCGGGCGGGGGTGGACGCCATCCTGGTGGGGGCCAACACGGTCCGCACCGACGACCCTCGCCTCACCGTACGGTTCGGTGTCCCGGCGGACCCGGTGAAGGTCACCATCACCGCCGGCGGTCGGCTCGACCCCTCCGCCCGCTTCTTCACGACCGGGGATGCCGGCAAGCTGGTCTACACCCCGACCTCGGTGGCGCCCGCGGTGCGCGACCGGCTCGGCGGGGTGGCCACCGTGATCGGCGCCGGCGACCCGCTCGACCCGCGGCGCGTGCTCGCCGACCTGGCCGCGCGGAACGTGGAACGCCTCATGGTGGAGGGTGGCGGCGCGATCCACACGATGTTCCTCACCGAGGGACTCGCCGACGAGCTGCAACTGGTCTGCGCGCCGTTCTTCGTCGGGGACCCCGAGGCACCGCGGTTCGTGCGTCCCGGCACGTTCC from Amycolatopsis cihanbeyliensis includes these protein-coding regions:
- a CDS encoding ROK family transcriptional regulator is translated as MADAVDTAVPAVLRRVVGSGGNNGNGVRESNAAAVLAAVRVAAPLSRAEIARRTGLSVPTVSRQVGELIELELLRDLPGPLREGGVGRPTVPVELNDVVAACGVHIGVTTTTYGLADLRGNLLTSERVPTPTTGAARALAELGAAVRALCRSWPDRRIIGVGLATGGRVDDLHGLLEHERLGWSGVPARAALAEATGLPVRLNGHLPAMAAAELLFGDAGLHRSSLYFYARQTVGVAIAAHGRLHRGPGRAGTIAHLPVGGDAACPCGRTGCLEATVAEQRVVEAAARTEVISLPDIGALREAALAGSARARRILSERARALGRAVGLLRDIVDPELVVLGGQAITDAPEYLDDLLRAFADTTVLPGTDLVQVTRFGPDVQAVAACAGLLAELYDHPLSFGSGGS
- a CDS encoding ArsR/SmtB family transcription factor codes for the protein MRDQHTEESAPGPRERRAVTAEEAKALGHPLRQRILRLCRQRELTNKQLADRLGRDPGTVLYHVRQLVEAGLLAQAEVRTGDSGALEKPYRSTTHTWWLSIPVAEAGSTPLEAFQEEFAEAGPDSLRTFARFMLHLSAEDVAELDRRICAVIDEYVETDDRRLDQPVHGGIVVLHRLAE
- a CDS encoding RibD family protein yields the protein MTPRPYVLLSVAVSLDGYIDDGSATRLMLSNEQDVERMHRVRAGVDAILVGANTVRTDDPRLTVRFGVPADPVKVTITAGGRLDPSARFFTTGDAGKLVYTPTSVAPAVRDRLGGVATVIGAGDPLDPRRVLADLAARNVERLMVEGGGAIHTMFLTEGLADELQLVCAPFFVGDPEAPRFVRPGTFPQDAEHPLTLAEVRRLGDVVLLRYLSPGGKEDEA
- a CDS encoding MFS transporter — translated: MSNLGAAYWRLWTSSGLSNLADGLVKVGLPLVAVQFTRSPTLIAGLAFAATVPWLLFALPAGALADRLDRRGAMLGANLLRGSLLGALALVVLLDLGSIWALYLVAFGLGVAETIHDTAAQSIMPQLVPGDQLSRANGRLYAVELTANEFAGPTLAGFLVATGAAVALAAPSALWVLAVAALLLVRGRFRVEREGNTTLRAEIAEGLRFLWRNRLLRTFAAMTGAVNFATSATTALLVLYAVGPASPMGLSEQAYGVLLATMAAGSLLGSLVTAWLERVLGRARCLMLSTVSAALLVGIPAVTVNPYLIGAAFFLGGAGIIGWNVVVVSLRQRITPPHLLGRMNSGFRLVAWGTRPLGAVAGGLLAELLGLRAVFALMALVVLGALAGMRIVTDTAMHDAERAPEGALLPDGGRR